A single Fusarium oxysporum Fo47 chromosome IV, complete sequence DNA region contains:
- a CDS encoding armadillo-type protein: MSPSADTPETFDSADSTVLSLRKSLCSEDTPLPIRFRALFSLKHVATTSDDNTTRIAAIEAIAAGFTSPSALLKHELAYCLGQTGNPAAVKPLRQVLADLKEDPMCRHEAAEALGALGWADNLDILREYRDRKEEDISIIETCEIAIERIEWENSEERRKEKLRPSDFASIDPAPPMPESEQKAEVEELGHKLMDTNLPLFLRYRAMFALRDLASPPDLPTAVPAVLALAKGLSDSSALFRHEIAFVFGQLSHPASIPALTEALSNVNEASMVRHEAAEALGSLGEEEGVEATLRKFLHDKEKVVRESCIVALDIAEYEKGGEAEYALIP; this comes from the exons ATGTCTCCTTCTGCTGATACACCAGAGACCTTCGACTCCGCCGATTCCACGGTTCTGAGCTTGAGGAAATCCCTCTGTTCTGAGGATACCCCTCTTCCCATCCGTTTTCGTGCTCTTTTCTCACTGAAGCACGTTGCGACCACCTCGGATGACAATACTACAAGGATCGCGGCCATCGAAGCCATCGCTGCCGGATTCACCTCACCTTCGGCCTTGCTCAAGCATGAGCTCGCATACTGTCTCGGCCAGACAGGCAACCCCGCTGCTGTCAAGCCTCTCCGACAGGTTTTGGCTGATTTGAAGGAGGACCCAATGTGCCGCCACGAAGCTGCCGAAGCCCTTGGAGCCTTAGGCTGGGCCGACAACCTGGACATACTCCGCGAGTATCGAGATCGCAAAGAGGAGGACATAAGCATTATCGAGACATGCGAGATCGCCATCGAGCGCATTGAGTGGGAGAACTCAGAAGAGCGACGAAAGGAAAAGTTGCGCCCTAG TGATTTTGCCTCTATCGATCCTGCGCCCCCAATGCCCGAATCCGAACAGAAGGCTGAAGTCGAGGAGCTTGGCCACAAGCTCATGGATACAAATCTGCCTCTATTCCTCCGTTACCGCGCCATGTTTGCTCTCCGAGATCTGGCATCACCTCCCGACCTGCCCACTGCTGTCCCCGCCGTTCTCGCTCTTGCTAAAGGATTGTCCGACTCGTCCGCACTCTTCCGACACGAGATCGCCTTTGTGTTTGGACAGCTTTCACACCCCGCTTCAATCCCAGCCCTGACTGAGGCGTTGAGCAACGTCAACGAGGCTAGCATGGTTCGACATGAAGCGGCCGAGGCACTTGGCAGCctgggcgaggaggaagGTGTCGAAGCTACCCTAAGAAAGTTCCTTCACGACAAGGAAAAGGTTGTTCGAGAGAGTTGCATTGTTGCGCTGGATATCGCTGAGTATGAGAAGGGTGGAGAGGCTGAGTATGCTTTGATTCCCTAG
- a CDS encoding P-loop containing nucleoside triphosphate hydrolase protein, which yields MAPSLEASEAVDDVLANPIKQKPQLVAPEPQNCVGPDSEQAGKADACAGCPNQAICASAPKGPDPDIPIISARLENVKHKILVLSGKGGVGKSTFTSLLAHAFATNPDSTVGIMDTDICGPSIPKMMGVEGETVHVSGTGWSPIWVMDNLSVMSIQFLLPNRDDAVIWRGPKKNGLIKQFLKDVEWGDLDFLLVDTPPGTSDEHLSVNSFLKESGIDGAVMVTTPQEVSLLDVRKEIDFCRKAGIRVLGLAENMSGFVCPKCSTESQIFKASTGGGRALAEEMGIPFLGSVPLDPRIRMACDYGESYFDSFPDSPACIAFQGVVKNVAMQLGLNTQDVLPDE from the coding sequence ATGGCACCCTCTCTTGAGGCCTCGGAGGCTGTAGACGATGTCCTCGCCAATCCGATCAAGCAGAAGCCACAACTAGTTGCCCCAGAGCCTCAGAACTGTGTTGGCCCCGATTCAGAGCAAGCTGGTAAAGCGGACGCATGCGCCGGGTGTCCAAACCAGGCCATCTGCGCATCAGCGCCCAAAGGACCAGATCCGGATATCCCTATCATCTCGGCGCGCCTGGAGAATGTCAAGCACAAAATCCTAGTACTAAGCGGAAAGGGCGGCGTCGGAAAGAGTACATTTACATCCCTATTGGCACACGCCTTCGCGACAAATCCAGACAGCACCGTGGGTATCATGGACACTGATATCTGTGGACCCAGTATTCCCAAGATGATGGGCGTGGAGGGCGAGACTGTGCATGTCAGCGGTACAGGTTGGTCACCTATCTGGGTCATGGACAACCTCTCTGTCATGAGTATTCAGTTTCTACTGCCCAACCGGGATGACGCTGTCATTTGGCGGGGTCCCAAGAAGAACGGTCTGATCAAGCAATTTCTCAAGGATGTGGAATGGGGTGACCTTGACTTTTTACTTGTCGACACACCACCAGGCACAAGCGATGAGCATCTCAGTGTAAACTCATTCCTGAAGGAGAGTGGGATCGATGGCGCTGTCATGGTCACCACACCGCAGGAGGTCTCACTCCTGGATGTAAGAAAAGAGATCGACTTCTGCCGCAAAGCCGGCATCAGGGTGTTAGGTCTTGCAGAGAACATGAGCGGCTTCGTTTGCCCCAAGTGTTCAACCGAAAGTCAGATCTTTAAGGCAAGCACAGGAGGAGGACGTGCACTGGCTGAAGAGATGGGCATTCCCTTCTTGGGATCAGTGCCCTTGGACCCTAGGATCAGGATGGCATGTGATTACGGAGAGAGTTACTTCGACTCATTCCCAGATAGCCCCGCCTGCATCGCGTTTCAAGGAGTTGTCAAGAATGTTGCGATGCAGTTGGGATTAAACACCCAGGATGTGCTGCCGGATGAGTAG